In Thiohalobacter sp., the following are encoded in one genomic region:
- a CDS encoding metallophosphoesterase: MNEALRCPPMPETVREQLEARIGRTHLAQRLGMECDYEARVFAPGRTFFHIENWYSIHGWMRGLLRLSGLHGRGQRNARRIRIRERSVALPRLDPAFEGFRILQVSDLHLDMADDMPAALIEAVRGLEYDLCVLTGDFRARTFGPFQAAVEGLARVRPYLRGPVLAVLGNHDTIRMVPDIEALDIRVLLNESTVVTRREAALHVAGIDDPHFHRADNLERAAEAIPGDAVSLLLAHSPEIYRHAAYAGFDLMLCGHTHGGQICLPGGIPVMCNARAPRRFCRGAWRFRDLQGYTSTGSGACVVDVRLNCPPEVVVHRLTRG, translated from the coding sequence ATGAATGAGGCCCTGCGCTGTCCGCCCATGCCGGAGACGGTGCGCGAGCAGCTCGAGGCCCGCATCGGCCGCACCCATCTCGCCCAGCGCCTGGGCATGGAATGCGACTACGAGGCCCGGGTGTTCGCGCCCGGCCGCACCTTCTTCCACATCGAGAACTGGTATTCCATCCACGGCTGGATGCGCGGCCTGCTGCGACTCAGTGGCCTGCACGGACGTGGCCAACGCAACGCGCGGCGTATCCGGATCCGCGAGCGATCGGTGGCCCTGCCACGGCTGGATCCGGCCTTCGAGGGTTTCCGCATCCTGCAGGTGTCGGATCTTCATCTCGACATGGCCGACGACATGCCGGCGGCGCTGATCGAGGCCGTGCGCGGGCTGGAATACGATCTGTGCGTGCTCACCGGCGACTTCCGTGCCCGTACCTTCGGGCCGTTCCAGGCGGCCGTCGAGGGCCTGGCGAGGGTGCGGCCGTACCTGCGCGGCCCGGTGCTGGCGGTGCTGGGCAATCACGATACCATCCGCATGGTCCCGGACATCGAGGCGCTGGACATCCGGGTGCTGCTCAACGAATCCACCGTCGTCACCCGCCGCGAGGCGGCGCTGCATGTAGCCGGTATCGACGATCCGCACTTCCACCGTGCCGACAATCTGGAACGGGCTGCCGAGGCCATACCGGGCGATGCCGTCAGCCTGCTGCTGGCCCATTCCCCCGAGATCTACCGCCACGCCGCCTATGCCGGCTTCGACCTCATGCTCTGCGGCCATACCCACGGTGGCCAGATCTGTCTGCCCGGCGGCATTCCCGTGATGTGCAATGCGCGTGCCCCGCGTCGCTTCTGCCGGGGCGCATGGCGCTTTCGCGACCTGCAGGGCTACACCTCGACCGGTTCCGGTGCCTGCGTGGTCGACGTGCGTCTCAACTGCCCGCCCGAGGTGGTGGTGCATCGGCTGACGCGCGGCTGA
- the relA gene encoding GTP diphosphokinase yields the protein MVEARHDSTGLVPVADRGHWLARLGEGRSDAERVLIARAIERAEAAHAGQRRASGEPYVEHCLAVAAILQEQHLDAEAIVAGILHDTLEDTELTRADIAAEFGEVVARLVDGVTKMGHLSRFRDASERARDQAESVRKLLLAMVEDVRVVLIKLADRLHNMRTLKYLSGERQRRIARETLEIYAPLANRLGMGQVKWELEDLSLRYLDPDTYRDIAARLDEKRVDRERYIERVVRQLQRELAHAGVRAEVTGRPKHIYSIWKKMQRKNVDFHQIFDVRAVRILTESVADCYAALGVVHSLWHHIPKEFDDYIANPKQNNYRSLHTAVVGPGGKTLEVQIRTRDMHEHAELGVAAHWRYKEGARFDAAFEQKIAWLRQLLEWKDEESSATDFVDRFKAESGHERVYVLTPDGEVVDLPQGATPLDFAYYIHTEIGHRCRGAKVNGRIVPLTYELQNGEQVEVLTTRQGAPSRDWLSPHLGYLRTPRARAKVRHWFRQQDQEKNIAAGRAALERELSRLGIEGLAWERLAERLGFAEVDAMLAAIGSGDLNSAQLVGAASELTRSETAETPATAPARRRRGEGERGIRIQGVGNLLTHVAQCCRPLPSDAIVGYITRGRGVTIHRQDCPNMLRLRPEDRDRLIEVEWGEGGGQTYPVDIQILAFDRAGLLRDVTSVLAGEKINVLAVNTHTDKRDHAAHMQLTVEISDLGSLSRVLSRISQLPNVVEARRKAR from the coding sequence GTGGTCGAAGCAAGGCATGACAGCACCGGTCTGGTGCCGGTGGCGGATCGCGGGCACTGGCTGGCCCGTCTGGGCGAGGGCCGCTCCGACGCGGAACGGGTTCTGATCGCGCGCGCCATCGAGCGTGCCGAGGCCGCCCATGCCGGCCAGCGGCGGGCCTCCGGCGAGCCCTATGTCGAGCACTGCCTGGCGGTGGCTGCCATCCTGCAGGAGCAGCACCTGGACGCCGAGGCCATCGTTGCCGGCATTTTGCACGATACCCTGGAAGACACCGAATTGACACGCGCCGACATCGCCGCCGAGTTCGGCGAGGTGGTGGCGCGGCTGGTTGACGGCGTCACCAAGATGGGTCACCTGAGCCGCTTCCGCGATGCCTCCGAGCGCGCCCGCGACCAGGCCGAGAGCGTGCGCAAGCTGCTGCTGGCCATGGTCGAGGATGTGCGCGTGGTGCTGATAAAGCTGGCCGACCGGCTGCACAACATGCGCACCCTCAAGTACCTGAGTGGCGAACGCCAGCGCCGCATTGCGCGCGAGACGCTGGAGATCTACGCGCCGCTGGCCAACCGGCTGGGTATGGGCCAGGTGAAGTGGGAACTCGAGGACCTGTCGCTGCGCTACCTGGACCCGGACACCTACCGCGACATTGCGGCGCGGCTGGACGAGAAGCGTGTGGACCGCGAGCGCTACATCGAGCGCGTGGTGCGCCAGTTGCAGCGGGAGCTGGCCCACGCCGGCGTGCGCGCCGAGGTCACCGGGCGCCCCAAGCACATCTACAGCATCTGGAAGAAGATGCAGCGCAAGAACGTCGATTTCCACCAGATCTTCGACGTGCGGGCGGTGCGTATCCTCACCGAGTCGGTGGCGGACTGCTATGCGGCGCTGGGCGTGGTGCACAGTCTGTGGCATCACATCCCGAAGGAATTCGACGACTACATCGCCAATCCCAAGCAGAACAACTACCGCTCGCTGCACACCGCCGTGGTCGGGCCGGGCGGCAAGACGCTGGAGGTGCAGATCCGAACCCGAGACATGCACGAGCATGCCGAGCTGGGCGTGGCCGCACACTGGCGCTACAAGGAAGGCGCCCGTTTCGATGCCGCCTTCGAGCAGAAGATTGCCTGGTTGCGGCAGCTGCTGGAGTGGAAGGACGAGGAATCCTCGGCCACCGATTTCGTCGACCGCTTCAAGGCCGAGTCGGGTCATGAGCGGGTATACGTGCTCACGCCCGACGGCGAGGTGGTCGACCTGCCGCAGGGGGCGACGCCGCTGGACTTCGCCTACTACATCCATACCGAGATCGGCCACCGCTGCCGCGGGGCCAAGGTCAACGGCCGCATCGTACCGCTCACCTACGAACTGCAGAACGGCGAGCAGGTGGAGGTGCTGACCACCCGCCAGGGCGCGCCCAGCCGCGACTGGCTGAGCCCGCATCTCGGCTACCTGCGCACGCCGCGGGCACGCGCCAAGGTACGGCACTGGTTCCGCCAGCAGGACCAGGAAAAGAACATCGCTGCCGGTCGCGCCGCGCTGGAGCGCGAACTGTCGCGGCTGGGCATCGAGGGCCTGGCCTGGGAGCGGCTGGCCGAGCGCCTGGGCTTCGCCGAGGTGGATGCCATGCTCGCGGCCATCGGCAGTGGCGATCTCAATTCCGCCCAGCTGGTGGGCGCTGCCAGCGAACTCACCCGTAGCGAAACTGCGGAAACCCCGGCCACTGCCCCTGCGCGACGGCGGCGCGGCGAGGGCGAACGCGGCATTCGGATACAGGGGGTGGGCAACCTGCTGACCCATGTCGCCCAGTGCTGCCGGCCACTGCCTAGCGATGCCATCGTCGGTTACATCACCCGGGGCCGGGGGGTGACCATCCATCGTCAGGACTGCCCCAACATGCTGCGTCTGCGGCCCGAGGACCGCGATCGCCTGATCGAGGTGGAATGGGGCGAGGGGGGCGGCCAGACCTATCCGGTGGACATCCAGATCCTGGCCTTCGACCGCGCCGGGCTGCTGCGCGACGTCACCTCGGTGCTGGCGGGCGAGAAGATCAACGTGCTGGCGGTGAACACCCACACCGACAAGCGGGATCACGCCGCCCACATGCAGCTCACGGTCGAGATCAGCGACCTCGGTTCGCTGAGCCGGGTGCTGAGCAGGATCAGCCAGTTGCCCAACGTGGTGGAGGCGCGGCGCAAGGCGCGCTGA
- a CDS encoding MlaD family protein yields MKRDNINYLAVGLFVILMLAVALVALYRITGRVGDTEPYYVSYANIAGLGSGTVVTYEGFQVGYVRAIEPQQTDSGTRYRLELRIRDDWRIPVDSRARIHASGLLAETVIDIDEGKAREFLPPGAEIEGAPGMDLFAVLSEVAEDVGGLTRGTLKPLLENLDRQIGTVGGALGERVPRILADVESLVGRLDASAATLSRILDGDNEQRVDNILVNAERMSADLASLSATLRNSEQELTALIGEARGLVNDNAGDVRETVRGLRQSMDRIARSLDGMLADLESASRNMNEFSRQLRSNPGVLLNSRPPADRERP; encoded by the coding sequence ATGAAGCGCGACAACATCAATTACCTGGCCGTCGGCCTGTTCGTGATCCTGATGCTGGCGGTGGCGCTGGTCGCCCTGTATCGCATCACCGGGCGGGTGGGCGACACCGAACCCTATTACGTGAGCTATGCCAACATCGCCGGCCTGGGCAGCGGCACGGTGGTGACCTACGAGGGCTTCCAGGTCGGCTATGTGCGTGCCATCGAGCCGCAGCAGACCGACAGCGGCACCCGCTACCGGCTGGAACTGCGCATCCGCGACGACTGGCGCATTCCGGTGGACAGCCGGGCGCGCATCCACGCCTCGGGACTGCTGGCAGAGACGGTGATCGACATCGACGAGGGCAAGGCACGCGAATTCCTGCCGCCCGGTGCCGAGATCGAGGGCGCCCCTGGCATGGACCTGTTCGCGGTTCTGAGCGAGGTGGCCGAGGATGTCGGTGGCCTCACCCGCGGCACGCTCAAGCCGCTGCTGGAGAACCTCGACCGGCAGATCGGCACCGTCGGCGGCGCGCTCGGCGAGCGGGTGCCGCGCATCCTCGCCGATGTCGAGAGCCTGGTCGGCCGGCTGGATGCCAGTGCCGCCACCCTGTCGCGGATACTGGATGGCGACAACGAACAGCGGGTGGACAACATCCTGGTCAACGCCGAGCGCATGTCCGCCGATCTGGCCAGCCTGTCGGCAACGCTGCGCAATTCCGAGCAGGAGCTGACCGCGCTGATCGGCGAAGCCCGGGGCCTGGTCAACGACAATGCCGGCGACGTGCGCGAGACGGTGCGCGGCCTACGCCAGAGCATGGATCGCATCGCGCGTTCGCTGGATGGCATGCTGGCCGACCTGGAGAGCGCCAGCCGCAACATGAACGAGTTCAGCCGCCAGTTGCGCAGCAACCCCGGCGTGCTGCTCAACAGCCGGCCGCCGGCCGACCGGGAGCGTCCGTGA
- a CDS encoding ABC-type transport auxiliary lipoprotein family protein: protein MKRVRQGSLLLLVCAWLLTACGGGAVAPETRYYRLDPELPAADPALAALPAVVVERFTASPLYRGRELVHGEADRPLALVRHHYHYWHEAPPLMLARAQVHWLRAAGLEARLAGEGAPARYRVQGHIAALDQIYDGAQARAHLHLQLRLVDSRSDRVLARADYDRWSSPVPARAYDTVAAFRSLLAEIHADWQRRLAEALARMPRADLETSISGLHFEEAGNGPISWRLDPWSKQGMTAPVWCRWRIAGTGWPVWARAAPTRNGF from the coding sequence ATGAAGCGCGTGAGACAGGGAAGCCTGCTGCTGCTGGTGTGTGCCTGGCTGCTGACGGCCTGCGGCGGCGGGGCCGTGGCACCGGAGACTCGCTACTACCGGCTGGATCCGGAACTGCCGGCGGCCGATCCGGCGCTGGCAGCGCTGCCGGCCGTGGTGGTTGAACGCTTCACCGCCTCGCCCCTGTATCGCGGTCGCGAGCTGGTGCACGGCGAGGCCGACCGTCCGCTGGCGCTGGTGCGTCACCACTATCATTACTGGCACGAGGCGCCGCCGCTCATGCTGGCGCGGGCCCAGGTACACTGGCTGCGCGCCGCCGGGCTGGAGGCGCGACTGGCGGGGGAGGGCGCGCCCGCCCGCTACCGGGTGCAGGGCCACATCGCCGCGCTCGACCAGATCTACGACGGCGCGCAGGCGCGCGCCCACCTGCATCTGCAGCTGCGGCTGGTCGACAGCCGCAGTGATCGGGTGCTGGCGCGCGCCGACTACGACCGCTGGTCGTCGCCGGTTCCGGCGCGGGCCTACGATACGGTCGCGGCCTTCCGTTCCCTGCTGGCAGAAATCCATGCCGACTGGCAGCGGCGACTGGCGGAGGCATTGGCCCGGATGCCAAGGGCCGACCTTGAAACCTCGATTTCCGGTCTACACTTTGAAGAGGCGGGGAATGGCCCGATCTCATGGAGACTCGATCCGTGGTCGAAGCAAGGCATGACAGCACCGGTCTGGTGCCGGTGGCGGATCGCGGGCACTGGCTGGCCCGTCTGGGCGAGGGCCGCTCCGACGCGGAACGGGTTCTGA
- a CDS encoding CDP-archaeol synthase: MPEPWIDALIVLGLLILANGAPILARLLAGGREGRPVDGGRRAPDGRPWLGPSKTWRGILAAVLLTPLAAWVLGEPALAGLLIGIGAMAGDLLASFVKRRMGIPSSGMALGLDQIPESLLPLLLVEPLYRFGPWQLLAMVMLFLVAELVLSRILYALHIRKHPW; this comes from the coding sequence ATGCCGGAACCCTGGATCGACGCCCTGATCGTCCTGGGCCTGCTGATTCTGGCCAACGGCGCGCCCATCCTGGCGCGCCTGCTCGCGGGCGGCCGCGAGGGCCGACCGGTGGACGGCGGACGGCGGGCGCCCGACGGCCGGCCCTGGCTCGGGCCGTCCAAGACCTGGCGGGGCATCCTGGCCGCGGTGCTGCTGACACCGCTGGCGGCCTGGGTGCTGGGCGAGCCGGCGCTGGCCGGCCTGCTGATCGGCATCGGGGCGATGGCGGGCGACCTGCTGGCCAGCTTCGTCAAGCGCCGGATGGGCATCCCCTCCAGCGGCATGGCGCTGGGCCTGGACCAGATTCCCGAAAGTCTGCTGCCGCTGCTGCTGGTGGAACCCCTCTACCGTTTCGGCCCCTGGCAACTCCTGGCCATGGTGATGCTGTTCCTGGTCGCCGAGCTGGTGCTGTCACGCATCCTCTACGCCCTGCACATCCGCAAGCACCCCTGGTGA
- a CDS encoding MlaE family ABC transporter permease, with the protein MRAAMESLGRRVVNGVEEFGYGSALLAESLYWLFAGPWQQQPVRLSAVATEMMRIGVSAIPVVVILAFANGVMMALQGIHTLRDFGAESQVIPGLALSITREFGALIVGIVVAGRSGSAIAARIGAMQMSQEIDALRVLGVNPVRQLVAPILVAMLVMFPALTVLANAAALTGGGLLCSFQLHMSLGAFWDATFAAMVLDDPIQGLAKSLVFAVLITLVACINGFLATGGSEGLGRFTTRSVVLCIAAIVIADMIFTFFLSR; encoded by the coding sequence ATGCGCGCGGCGATGGAAAGCCTCGGGCGCCGGGTGGTCAACGGCGTGGAGGAATTCGGCTACGGCTCGGCGCTGCTGGCCGAATCCCTGTACTGGCTGTTCGCGGGCCCCTGGCAGCAGCAGCCGGTGCGCCTCTCGGCAGTGGCCACCGAAATGATGCGCATCGGTGTCAGCGCCATCCCGGTGGTCGTGATTCTGGCCTTCGCCAACGGGGTGATGATGGCGCTGCAGGGTATCCATACCCTGCGTGATTTCGGCGCCGAGTCCCAGGTCATCCCCGGACTCGCGTTGTCCATTACCCGCGAATTCGGCGCGCTGATCGTGGGCATCGTGGTCGCCGGCCGCTCGGGCTCGGCGATCGCGGCGCGCATCGGCGCCATGCAGATGTCGCAGGAAATCGACGCCCTGCGCGTGCTGGGCGTCAATCCCGTGCGCCAGCTCGTCGCGCCCATTCTGGTGGCCATGCTGGTCATGTTCCCGGCGCTGACCGTGCTTGCCAATGCCGCGGCGCTGACCGGCGGTGGCCTGCTGTGCAGCTTCCAGTTGCACATGAGCCTGGGTGCCTTCTGGGATGCGACCTTTGCCGCCATGGTGCTGGACGATCCCATACAGGGTTTGGCCAAGAGCCTGGTGTTCGCGGTGCTCATCACGCTGGTGGCCTGCATCAACGGCTTTCTGGCTACCGGCGGTTCCGAAGGGCTGGGGCGCTTCACCACGCGCTCGGTGGTGCTGTGCATCGCCGCCATCGTGATCGCCGACATGATCTTCACCTTCTTCCTGAGTCGCTGA
- a CDS encoding CDGSH iron-sulfur domain-containing protein translates to MTTTIRLRPNGPLYIDQPLVIELPDGSRVERPGDTALCRCGHTGTPPFCDGSHRVAGFADPGHVEDEKAEVPGAATGPLQITVRRNAMLIVRGPVEIVGADGSCTTRNKAALCRCGQSGNRPFCDASHRRCGFAIDGEADAGA, encoded by the coding sequence ATGACCACCACCATCCGCCTGCGCCCCAACGGGCCGTTGTACATCGACCAGCCCCTCGTCATCGAGCTGCCGGACGGCAGCCGCGTGGAGCGCCCCGGGGATACTGCCCTGTGCCGTTGTGGCCACACCGGCACCCCGCCCTTCTGCGATGGCAGCCACCGGGTGGCCGGCTTTGCCGATCCCGGCCATGTCGAGGACGAGAAGGCGGAGGTACCCGGGGCGGCGACCGGCCCGCTGCAGATCACGGTGCGGCGCAACGCCATGCTGATCGTGCGCGGTCCCGTGGAAATCGTCGGCGCCGACGGCAGCTGCACTACCCGCAACAAGGCCGCGCTGTGCCGCTGCGGGCAGTCGGGCAACCGGCCCTTCTGCGACGCCAGCCACCGCCGCTGCGGATTCGCCATCGATGGCGAGGCGGACGCCGGCGCATGA
- a CDS encoding ATP-binding protein has translation MAETLFSGRFDASPAELQRIRDGLRAALEDAGVTGSRRDAVVMAVNEACMNVIQHGYAGRPGWIGVTLGLDGDRLEVCIEDGAPALDPARVQPRDLATVRPGGLGVHFMRSLMDSVEYRPDPGGTGNRLIMQVHLYQQEGNHELRSEP, from the coding sequence GTGGCTGAGACCCTGTTTTCGGGTCGTTTCGATGCGAGCCCGGCCGAGTTGCAGCGAATCCGCGACGGATTGCGCGCGGCGCTGGAGGATGCGGGCGTGACGGGAAGCCGGCGCGATGCCGTGGTGATGGCAGTCAACGAAGCCTGCATGAACGTCATCCAGCATGGCTACGCCGGTCGCCCCGGCTGGATCGGGGTCACGCTGGGGTTGGATGGCGACCGGCTGGAGGTCTGCATCGAGGACGGGGCGCCCGCGCTGGACCCGGCCCGCGTGCAGCCGCGCGACCTGGCCACCGTCCGCCCCGGTGGTCTCGGCGTGCACTTCATGCGCAGCCTGATGGACTCCGTCGAATACCGGCCGGACCCCGGCGGGACCGGCAATCGCCTGATCATGCAGGTTCACCTGTACCAGCAAGAGGGAAACCATGAGTTACGCAGTGAGCCGTGA
- a CDS encoding STAS domain-containing protein encodes MSYAVSREKGWAVVGLSGEIDMHRSPEARAVILGCLDDGQPTLVDLSAVDYIDSSGVASLVEGLQHARERGLQFALVGVSATALNVLKLARLDQVFTLYRSLAEIPQAA; translated from the coding sequence ATGAGTTACGCAGTGAGCCGTGAGAAGGGCTGGGCCGTGGTGGGGCTCAGCGGCGAGATCGATATGCATCGGAGTCCGGAGGCCCGCGCGGTGATCCTGGGCTGTCTGGACGATGGCCAGCCGACCCTGGTCGACCTGTCTGCCGTCGACTATATCGACAGTTCGGGCGTCGCCAGTCTGGTCGAGGGACTGCAACACGCGCGGGAGCGCGGCCTGCAGTTCGCTCTGGTCGGGGTCAGCGCCACAGCGCTGAACGTGCTCAAGCTGGCGCGTCTGGACCAGGTGTTCACCCTCTACCGCAGCCTGGCGGAAATACCGCAGGCGGCCTGA
- a CDS encoding rhomboid family intramembrane serine protease, translating to MIPLHDDNPTERPPIVTVTLMGLCILVFLWQLSLGRAGQVAVMALGVIPGVLFGHAQLDPQLAWVPPWTTVFTSMFLHGGWMHLIGNMLYLWIFGNNVEDAMGHGRFLLFYLVCGVAAVFAQALPNPESTIPMIGASGAISGVLGAYLLLYPHARVVVGIPLGFLLHTMVLPAGWVLGFWFLFQLISSAAAPASSGGVAFGAHIGGFVAGMLLVPLFKRREVRLWQPPHHGRSWHE from the coding sequence ATGATTCCGCTGCACGACGACAACCCGACCGAACGCCCGCCCATTGTCACGGTGACCCTGATGGGGCTGTGCATCCTGGTGTTCCTGTGGCAGCTCAGCCTGGGACGCGCGGGGCAGGTGGCGGTGATGGCGCTGGGTGTCATACCGGGGGTGCTGTTCGGCCACGCCCAGCTCGATCCCCAGCTGGCCTGGGTGCCGCCCTGGACCACCGTCTTCACCAGCATGTTCCTGCACGGCGGCTGGATGCACCTGATCGGCAACATGCTCTACCTGTGGATCTTCGGCAACAATGTCGAGGATGCCATGGGCCACGGCCGCTTCCTGCTGTTCTATCTGGTCTGCGGGGTGGCGGCGGTGTTTGCCCAGGCGCTGCCGAATCCCGAATCGACCATTCCCATGATCGGTGCCAGTGGCGCCATCTCCGGTGTGCTCGGCGCCTATCTGCTGCTCTATCCCCACGCCCGGGTGGTGGTGGGCATCCCGCTGGGGTTCCTGCTGCACACCATGGTGCTGCCCGCCGGCTGGGTACTGGGCTTCTGGTTCCTGTTCCAGCTCATCAGTTCGGCGGCGGCGCCGGCCAGTAGCGGCGGCGTGGCCTTCGGTGCCCACATCGGCGGTTTCGTCGCCGGCATGCTGCTGGTGCCACTGTTCAAGCGTCGGGAAGTGCGGCTGTGGCAGCCGCCGCATCACGGGCGTTCCTGGCATGAATGA
- a CDS encoding HDOD domain-containing protein: MEEALALDQLRPTDLPAPPQAALQIVQACSRPDIDARRLGEFITRDPVLTAELLRVANSAFFGFRSQVRSAAHAVALLGQRALRNLALCIAMRDALRKEAIPGMPLDRFWEAALRRAVCARALADIAGLDVDECFTAGLLQDFGLLVLFYLYPDRVSEWARLEAANPDDRLELERQLFGHTHEQAGQALAAAWGLPEDLAAAIGHHHAPVFGELSGEIRQLCRVARCADWMAAVFSAADKRIVYARCGKVLDEHFDLDAEAVDGLLDGVGEAIAEAASLLGFRIDRQPALEEVLREANLRLAEENLSFQELTWRLQQTLAERDALAAELDRELALAREVQCALLPRRSTPEEGVLGLNLSARQVSGDFYDHFTARDGWRYFAIADVSGKGMHAALLMAKTSSLFHCLGKGVTDPSALLAMLNRELSENAIRGMFVTMAAGIFDPETGRGRLANAGHLPVLQLRGDGAFREWPASGPPLGVLPDSRYENLEFRLEEGALYLFTDGVTEARQPGGGELGLGGLKRLIREHAGAPLERRLHQILHGVQGRQESAADDLTLLVVDSGAMRGGNGG, translated from the coding sequence ATGGAAGAAGCCCTCGCCCTCGACCAGCTGCGCCCCACCGACCTGCCCGCGCCGCCTCAGGCCGCGCTGCAGATCGTTCAGGCCTGTTCGCGCCCGGACATCGATGCGCGTCGCCTGGGCGAATTCATCACCCGCGACCCGGTGCTCACGGCCGAATTGCTGCGGGTGGCCAATTCGGCCTTCTTCGGCTTTCGCTCCCAGGTCAGGTCCGCCGCCCACGCGGTCGCGCTGCTCGGTCAACGCGCCCTGCGCAACCTCGCGCTCTGTATCGCCATGCGCGATGCCCTGCGCAAGGAGGCCATTCCGGGCATGCCCCTGGACCGCTTCTGGGAGGCTGCCTTGCGGCGTGCGGTCTGCGCGCGGGCATTGGCAGACATTGCGGGACTGGACGTCGATGAATGCTTCACTGCCGGCCTGCTGCAGGATTTCGGTCTGCTGGTCCTGTTCTACCTGTATCCCGACCGCGTGAGCGAATGGGCGCGGCTGGAGGCGGCCAATCCCGACGACCGGCTGGAACTCGAGCGACAGCTCTTTGGCCATACCCACGAGCAGGCCGGGCAGGCGCTGGCCGCTGCCTGGGGGCTGCCCGAGGATCTGGCCGCGGCCATCGGTCATCATCATGCGCCGGTGTTCGGCGAACTGTCCGGCGAGATCCGGCAACTCTGCCGCGTGGCGCGCTGCGCGGACTGGATGGCCGCGGTGTTTTCCGCGGCCGACAAGCGCATCGTCTATGCGCGCTGCGGCAAGGTACTGGACGAACACTTCGATCTGGATGCCGAGGCCGTCGACGGCCTGCTGGACGGTGTCGGCGAGGCCATTGCCGAGGCGGCCAGCCTGCTGGGCTTTCGCATCGACCGCCAACCGGCGCTGGAGGAAGTCCTGCGCGAGGCGAACCTGCGTCTGGCCGAGGAAAACCTCAGCTTCCAGGAACTCACCTGGCGCCTGCAGCAGACCCTGGCCGAGCGCGACGCCCTGGCCGCGGAACTCGACCGCGAGCTGGCCCTGGCGCGCGAGGTGCAGTGCGCGCTGCTGCCGCGCCGCAGCACACCCGAGGAAGGTGTGCTGGGACTGAATCTCTCCGCCCGCCAGGTTTCCGGCGATTTCTACGACCACTTCACCGCCCGCGATGGCTGGCGCTACTTCGCCATCGCCGATGTGTCGGGCAAGGGCATGCATGCGGCGCTGCTGATGGCCAAGACCAGCAGCCTGTTCCACTGTCTGGGCAAGGGTGTCACCGATCCCTCGGCGCTGCTGGCCATGCTCAACCGCGAGCTGAGCGAGAACGCCATCCGCGGCATGTTCGTGACCATGGCGGCGGGCATCTTCGACCCCGAAACCGGGCGCGGCCGGCTGGCCAATGCCGGTCACCTGCCGGTGCTGCAATTGCGGGGCGACGGTGCCTTCCGCGAATGGCCGGCCAGTGGGCCGCCGCTGGGCGTGTTGCCGGACAGCCGCTACGAGAATCTCGAATTCCGGCTGGAAGAGGGCGCGCTGTATCTGTTCACCGACGGCGTGACCGAGGCGCGACAGCCCGGTGGCGGCGAGCTGGGCCTGGGCGGACTGAAGCGGCTGATCCGCGAGCACGCCGGGGCGCCGCTGGAACGGCGCTTGCATCAGATCCTGCATGGAGTCCAGGGACGTCAGGAATCGGCCGCGGACGACCTCACCCTGCTGGTCGTCGACAGCGGCGCCATGCGGGGTGGAAACGGTGGCTGA
- a CDS encoding ABC transporter ATP-binding protein produces MQATDTQSRPAEPVIEVRGLVTHYGERRILDQVDLRVEAGEIRVIMGGSGSGKSTLLRHLLGLNRPSAGEIRLFGRDLHRLSAREMYELRRRIGVSFQGGALFNSMTVGENVEFPLREHTRLDEKTMRIMARMKLEVVNLAGFEDLMPAQLSGGMVKRAALARAIVMDPQVLFFDEPSAGLDPVVSAELDELILRLREAMGITMVVVTHELDSAFKIADRITVLDRGRILMTGTPDELRHCDNERIQALLNRTPDTEAIDAEAYLERLTRMN; encoded by the coding sequence ATGCAGGCGACCGACACCCAATCCCGTCCCGCCGAGCCCGTGATCGAGGTCCGCGGCCTGGTTACCCACTATGGCGAGCGGCGCATTCTGGACCAGGTCGACCTGCGCGTGGAAGCAGGCGAGATCCGCGTCATCATGGGTGGCAGCGGCTCGGGCAAGTCGACCCTGCTGCGCCATCTGCTGGGCCTGAACCGCCCCAGCGCGGGCGAGATCCGCCTGTTCGGCCGCGACCTGCACAGGCTGAGCGCCCGCGAGATGTACGAACTGCGACGCCGCATCGGCGTGTCCTTCCAGGGCGGGGCGCTGTTCAATTCCATGACCGTGGGCGAGAACGTGGAATTCCCGCTGCGTGAGCACACCCGGCTGGACGAGAAGACCATGCGCATCATGGCGCGCATGAAGCTGGAAGTGGTCAACCTGGCCGGCTTCGAGGACCTGATGCCGGCCCAGCTCTCGGGTGGCATGGTCAAGCGCGCCGCGCTTGCACGGGCCATCGTCATGGATCCGCAGGTGCTGTTCTTCGACGAGCCCTCGGCCGGTCTCGACCCGGTGGTCTCGGCCGAGCTGGACGAACTGATCCTGCGCCTGCGCGAGGCCATGGGCATCACCATGGTGGTGGTGACCCACGAGCTGGACAGCGCCTTCAAGATCGCCGACCGCATCACGGTACTGGATCGCGGCCGCATCCTGATGACGGGCACACCGGATGAACTGAGGCATTGCGACAACGAACGCATCCAGGCACTGCTCAATCGCACGCCGGACACGGAAGCCATCGACGCCGAGGCCTACCTCGAGCGACTGACAAGGATGAACTGA